The sequence CACCGCATCCACAATCGTTTTCGCTATCAATGCCGGTCCCGGAATCCTCAGGTCAATAAACATCTTCCCCACGCCGGCGCCCACGGCCTGGTAGACCTTCTTGTAGTCCTCGTCCGTCCGGCCCGCGGGATCTCCGCTCATCTCATTGGCCACCCCATGGAATTCGGTGGCTATCACCCCCGGTCGGACGACGATAACACGGATGCCGAACGGCCGCAGTTCCATCCGCAGCGCGTCGCTGACGGCTTCCAGCGCGTATTTGGTCGCAGAATAAACGCTGCTCAAAGGGAACGCGAATTTCCCGGAAATGGAGCTGAGATTGACAATGGTTCCCTCTCGCTGCTTTCGCATGCCGGGCAGGCAGGCTCGGGTCACCTGCATCAGAGAAAACAGGTTGACCTCGAAGATCCGCCGGACCGCTTCCTGGGAAACGTCTTCGAGGGCTCCCCGAACGCTGTATCCTGCCGCGTTCACGAGAACCGAGACCGGATCGCTGAACGCGGAAATCTCCCCGCTAAACCGCTGGGTGTCTTTGGGATCGGACAGATCGACTTGCATGGGGTGAATCCGTTCAAAGCGCTCTGAAAGCTCTGTCAGGCGATCCAACCGCCGTGCGGCGGCGATGACGTGGAAACCCTTGTCCGCCAGCATCAGAGCGGTCTCCCGTCCGATGCCGCTGCTAGCTCCCGTAACCAGGGCCGTTTTCATCTTCGTTTCCATTTCGCTCTCCATTGATTTCGCCCCGGATCGAGCGTGAAAGACCGATCCGAGGAAGTAGCGCCTCGACGGTTGCACGAATCAAGGCCAATACGTATATCCGCGTGGGTAGCCGTAGCTCCAGGTGATCGGGCTAACCCCGTAACTGATGTACGAACGGTGGATGACAACCGGACGGGCATAATATCCGTACGAGATGGGGTGACCGTAATAGCCGCTATATGCGATCGGGTGGGCGGGATAGCCATAAGAAAGGTATCCCGCCGGCTGCTCGTAAGGGTGGACCAAAACCTGACCGTGCAGCGGAACGACCATGCAGGCGCCGCCCGCAAGAAGCAACCAGAGGACCAGTGCGGTCAAGATGAGCTTCATCATTCAAACCTCCCGACTTTTACCGTCCTTTCGAACCATTGCGCTATCCTAAAGCACATGGACCCGGAAATCAAGAGCGGCGCCTGCACGGACGGAGGGGCCTGCCCATGCTGTAGGCGGCGGACAGAAACTGCTCGCCAATTGAAAAATAGTGTCGCATAATGGCGGGACATGTTCGGGCAGCCGTTCAGGCCTCTGGCCGGCTGGCGAATGCATTGGATGGAGCCCGTTCTCAAGCGGCGTTGCTTGGCGAGGTTTCACGCTGTCCCGGACAGCGAACGTTTTCCCATGACTCATGCATCACATCGGGAGGTAGACCACGTGTGGCGTAACGACTCCGGACTAGGTCCGTATTTCCTAATCCTCATTCTCCTACTCGCATGTACATCGGCCGCTTCCGCTTTCGGCCCCCCGCAGACGGCGGATTTCACAGCCGATCCCGTCGGGGGCCCGGGCCCTCTTACCGTCCGCTTCACCGGTTCGGCGAGCGAGGACAACTGCTTGCACGAGTGGGACTTCGGCGATGGCAAGCGCGGCACGGCGCCAAACCCCGAGCATACCTATACGCGCACGGGATCGTACACGGTCCGTCACACGGTCACGTGTCCCGGAGGCACCCAAACCGAAATCAAGCAGAAGCTTGTCCAGGTAACCGAATTTCTCAACATCGTCTTTGGCGCCGTGCTGGAGGTTTTTC comes from Deltaproteobacteria bacterium and encodes:
- a CDS encoding SDR family NAD(P)-dependent oxidoreductase — encoded protein: METKMKTALVTGASSGIGRETALMLADKGFHVIAAARRLDRLTELSERFERIHPMQVDLSDPKDTQRFSGEISAFSDPVSVLVNAAGYSVRGALEDVSQEAVRRIFEVNLFSLMQVTRACLPGMRKQREGTIVNLSSISGKFAFPLSSVYSATKYALEAVSDALRMELRPFGIRVIVVRPGVIATEFHGVANEMSGDPAGRTDEDYKKVYQAVGAGVGKMFIDLRIPGPALIAKTIVDAVLSKAPKAAYAAGPFTEDILEERFALDDDAFDRFWTDKLGLKDISV